From one Microbacter margulisiae genomic stretch:
- a CDS encoding non-canonical purine NTP diphosphatase yields the protein MKLIFATNNKHKIEEAQALLSPHFQIISLKQLNCTEEIPETEPTLEGNALLKARYVYERFGESCFADDTGLEVEILNNAPGVYSARYAGEDKDPQANRVKLLKELEGAINRKARFRTVIAFIHKGKEYLFEGEVKGSITMHDRGNGGFGYDPLFQPEGMDKTFAELDMSVKNDISHRGKAIARLVDFLHQLE from the coding sequence ATGAAATTAATTTTTGCTACCAACAACAAACATAAGATCGAAGAAGCGCAGGCGTTGCTTTCGCCTCATTTTCAAATTATTAGCCTGAAACAGCTCAATTGCACGGAAGAGATTCCGGAAACAGAACCTACGCTGGAAGGAAATGCGTTACTGAAAGCTCGCTATGTGTACGAACGATTTGGGGAATCATGTTTTGCAGATGACACCGGTCTGGAAGTGGAAATTTTAAATAATGCTCCGGGTGTATATTCAGCTCGTTACGCAGGTGAAGATAAAGATCCACAAGCTAACAGAGTGAAATTATTAAAAGAACTGGAAGGTGCCATTAATCGCAAAGCAAGGTTCAGAACAGTGATTGCCTTTATTCACAAAGGGAAAGAATATTTGTTTGAAGGAGAAGTGAAAGGTTCAATTACCATGCATGACCGGGGAAACGGAGGTTTTGGATATGATCCTCTCTTTCAGCCGGAAGGGATGGATAAAACATTTGCCGAACTCGACATGTCCGTAAAAAATGACATAAGTCATCGCGGAAAAGCTATTGCTCGGCTAGTTGATTTTTTACATCAACTAGAATAA
- a CDS encoding Crp/Fnr family transcriptional regulator — protein sequence MPSKVELPTISQLSGIWDTLTLEQKEFLQNNSTVQFFKRNEMIYSEGDVASNLLCLIKGKVKIYKDGVGGRSQIVRMIKPIDYFAYRAFFAEEPYVTAACAVEQSAVFQIPSEVIIRLIQENTDLALFFIKAMAKDLGIADTRTVNLTQKHIRGRLAESLLFLRDNYGLEEDGATINIYLSREDLASLSNMTTSNAIRTLSNFVSEKIISVDGRKVKIIDEERLRKISKIG from the coding sequence ATGCCGTCTAAAGTTGAATTGCCTACAATCAGTCAACTGTCCGGGATTTGGGATACTTTGACACTGGAACAAAAAGAGTTTTTACAAAACAACTCTACTGTTCAGTTTTTCAAACGTAACGAAATGATTTACAGCGAAGGAGATGTCGCGTCAAATCTTTTGTGCCTGATTAAAGGGAAAGTAAAAATCTACAAAGACGGAGTAGGCGGAAGAAGCCAGATTGTCCGCATGATTAAGCCGATTGACTATTTTGCTTATCGTGCTTTCTTTGCGGAAGAACCATATGTGACGGCTGCCTGTGCCGTAGAACAATCTGCTGTTTTTCAAATACCTTCTGAGGTAATCATCCGGTTGATTCAGGAAAATACAGATCTGGCTTTGTTTTTTATCAAAGCCATGGCTAAAGATTTAGGTATTGCTGACACCCGCACAGTAAACCTGACTCAAAAGCATATTCGGGGTCGACTGGCGGAATCACTATTGTTTCTGCGTGACAATTACGGACTTGAAGAAGACGGAGCAACCATTAATATCTATCTTTCCCGTGAGGACCTGGCTAGTTTATCCAATATGACAACCTCAAATGCCATTCGAACATTATCGAATTTCGTTTCTGAAAAAATTATTTCAGTTGATGGCAGAAAAGTGAAAATCATTGACGAAGAGCGTCTCCGGAAAATAAGCAAAATCGGCTAA